From a single Oreochromis niloticus isolate F11D_XX linkage group LG3, O_niloticus_UMD_NMBU, whole genome shotgun sequence genomic region:
- the LOC109201404 gene encoding zinc finger protein 235-like has protein sequence MSSTQKDQHGARSQRFQEADKPHRRKREKTYSCDECGKDFTLAQSLKRHQLIHSGVKPYSCNECGKGFTRTGSLKTHQLIHSGVKPYSCELCGKGFTWTGSLKTHQLIHSGVKPYSCELCGKSFTQAENLKTHQLIHSGVKPYSCELCGKSFTQAGSLKAHQLIHSGVKPYSCDLCGKSFNRAGNLKTHQLIHSGVKPYSCELCGKAFALNGDLQRHLVTHSGIKAYSCDFCGKSFSNKHYRNIHLRFHTGNDVYCCDQCGKLFATDGQLQQHMFSHTEERSYKCDLCEKTFKAPHHLKRHQQIHTRK, from the exons ATGtcttcaacacaaaag gaccaacatggagcgagaagtcagcgctttcaggaggccgacaaacctcacagaagaaagagagagaaaacctacagctgtgatgagtgtgggaaggattttacccTGGCTCAAAGcctaaaaagacaccaactcatccacagtggagttaaaccgtaCAGCTGTAATGAGTGTGGGAAGGGTTTTACCCGGACTGGaagtttaaaaacacaccaactcatccacagtggagttaaaccgtacagctgtgagttgtgtgggaAGGGTTTTACCTGGACTGGaagtttaaaaacacaccaactcatccacagtggagttaaaccttacagctgtgagttgtgtggaaagtcttttacccaggctgaaaacttaaaaacacaccaactcatccacagtggagttaaaccttacagctgtgagttgtgtggaaagtcttttacccaggctggaagcttaaaagcacaccaactcatccacagtggagttaaaccttacagctgtgacttgtgtggaaagtcttttaaccgggctggaaacttaaaaacacaccaactcatccacagtggagttaaaccttacagctgtgaattGTGTGGTAAGGCTTTTGCTCTAAATGGCGACTTACAgaggcatctagttacccactctggaattaaggcgtacAGCTGCGACTTTTGTGGAAAAAGTTTCAGCAACAAACACTACCGAAATATTCACCTACGGTTTCACACTGGAAATGATGtttactgctgtgatcagtgtgggaaacTGTTTGCAACAGATGGACAGTTACAACAACACATGTTtagccacactgaggagagatcttataaatgtgacctgtgtgagaagacttttaaagctCCACATCACCTGAAaagacaccaaca